Proteins from a genomic interval of Gordonia sp. SL306:
- a CDS encoding Re/Si-specific NAD(P)(+) transhydrogenase subunit alpha — MSVGVVRESAAGERRVALVPKVVGSLVGKGVPVIVELGAGLGALIPDEHYVEAGATIGDPYSADVVVRVAPPSDDEIGRLRSGQKLIGFLAPRNADNQIGALRSAGVEAYAVEAIPRISRAQVMDALSSQANVSGYKAVVVAADLSTRYFPMMTTAAGTVKPATVLVLGVGVAGLQALATAKRLGGRTTGYDVRPEVAEQVRSVGAQWLDLGIDAAGEGGYARELTDDERAEQQQALEDAIKSFDVVITTALVPGRPAPRLVTAAAVEGMKAGSVVVDLAGETGGNCELTEPGETVVKHDVTITSPLNLPATMPEHASELYSKNLLALIELMLDDNGAFAPDFDDEVLAGACVTREEAKA; from the coding sequence ATGAGTGTGGGTGTCGTGCGCGAGTCTGCCGCGGGCGAACGCCGAGTGGCGTTGGTCCCCAAGGTGGTCGGCTCGCTGGTGGGTAAGGGCGTCCCGGTGATCGTCGAATTGGGTGCCGGTCTGGGGGCGTTGATCCCCGACGAACACTATGTCGAGGCGGGTGCCACCATCGGCGATCCGTATTCGGCAGATGTGGTGGTGCGGGTTGCGCCGCCGTCGGATGACGAGATCGGCAGATTGCGCAGCGGGCAGAAGCTGATCGGCTTCCTCGCACCCCGCAATGCCGACAATCAGATCGGCGCGCTCAGATCCGCCGGTGTGGAGGCATATGCGGTCGAGGCGATCCCGCGGATCTCGCGTGCGCAGGTGATGGATGCGCTGAGTTCGCAGGCCAATGTCTCGGGCTACAAGGCGGTCGTCGTGGCGGCCGATCTCTCCACCCGGTACTTCCCGATGATGACGACGGCAGCCGGCACGGTGAAACCGGCCACGGTGCTGGTGCTCGGCGTGGGCGTCGCGGGGCTGCAGGCATTGGCCACGGCCAAGCGCCTCGGCGGCCGCACCACCGGATACGACGTGCGTCCGGAGGTGGCCGAGCAGGTGCGGTCGGTCGGTGCGCAGTGGCTCGATCTCGGTATCGACGCAGCCGGCGAGGGCGGGTATGCCCGTGAGCTCACCGACGACGAACGTGCCGAGCAGCAGCAGGCCCTCGAGGATGCGATCAAGAGTTTCGACGTGGTCATCACGACCGCGTTGGTGCCGGGGCGGCCCGCGCCGCGGCTGGTCACCGCCGCCGCGGTGGAAGGCATGAAAGCCGGCAGTGTGGTGGTCGATCTGGCGGGTGAGACCGGTGGCAACTGCGAGCTGACCGAACCCGGCGAGACCGTGGTCAAGCACGACGTCACCATCACGTCGCCCCTCAATCTGCCTGCGACGATGCCCGAGCACGCGAGTGAGCTCTATTCGAAGAACCTGCTCGCCCTGATCGAGTTGATGCTCGACGACAACGGCGCGTTCGCACCGGATTTCG